From the Actinopolymorpha singaporensis genome, the window GGGAAGTCGTTCCATGGACTGGAAGCTCGAACTCGTCGCGGTCCCCGTTTCCGACGTCGACAAGGCCAAGGCGTTCTATGTCGACCAGGTCGGGTTCAACGCCGACCACGACCACGAGGTCAGCGAGGAGATCCGGTTCGTCCAGCTCACCCCGCCCGGCTCGGCGTGCTCGATCTGCATCGGCCGGGGAGTCACCGAGGCCGAGCCGGGTTCGGTCGAGGGTCTGCAGATGGTGGTGTCCGACATCCACGCCGCGCACGCCGAACTCAGCGGGCG encodes:
- a CDS encoding glyoxalase superfamily protein, with product MDWKLELVAVPVSDVDKAKAFYVDQVGFNADHDHEVSEEIRFVQLTPPGSACSICIGRGVTEAEPGSVEGLQMVVSDIHAAHAELSGRGVDVSDVQEFPWGSFVFFADPDGNRWAVQQLPKRD